TATTCAACGGATGGATGAACTTGGAATTATAATCGATGTTTCGCACGCCGGCGAGAAAACTTTTTGGGATATTATTGAAACTTCAAAAAATCCGATCATCGCTTCTCATTCATCCGTCTGGAATATTTTTCAGCACTGGCGAAATCTGAAGGACGACCAAATTAAAGCAATTGCCAACACAGGCGGGTTAGTGGCTGTAAACTTTGCCCCGTATTTTTTAGATAAAGGATTTGGTAAAAAAGTAGAAGCGATGCGCAAGCGACACGATAAAAAAATAAACTCTTTAAAAAAATCGTGGAAAGGTTCTGTTTTATCACGTGAAGAAATGATTGGCAGAATGCTAAAAGAAGAATATGCCAAGATCCTACCAACCATAAGCGATTTAGTCGATCATCTGGATTATGTTGTAAAACTTGTCGGAGTTGATTATGTAGGGCTTGGATCAGATTTCGATGGCATCGGAGTAACACCGAAAGGATTAGACGATGTATCGCATTATCCTGAGATTACGAAAGAGTTAGTAAAACGCGGATACTCGGAAAATGATATTCGAAAAATTTTAGGTGGAAATTTTTTAAGAGTAATTGAAAAGGTTTTAAAATAGGCGACCCCTTAAAAAAAAACCCTACCTGCATGATTGAGGTAGGGTTTTCGATTACATGGATGTTTCTTCCATTCGTGTTCTGTAAGCTCTGCGAACTGCTTTTATTCTTGCCATTCGTTTCTTGACAGAAGGTTTCGTAAAGAAAGTCCTTTTCTTAAATTCTTTCAGTACGCCTGATCGTTCATATTTTTTCTTAAATCTTCTAAGAGCTTTGTCGATATTCTCGTGATCTTGAATATTGATGCCGATCAATCAATTCACCTCCTCTCGATGTTGGATGTTTGTTTCTGAAATTTCATTTTCGAATACGTTTTCTAATTTATAGTTTTCTATTAATCTGCGCTCGCCGGCATTCTCAAACTTTACAATTATTGCATGGCTACCGTCGGATGTTGTTTCTTTTTTAATTACTTTTCCGAAGTCATTTAGTGCGTCGTGAAAAATTCTTTCACCAAGTGTGTAAGTAATTTCCGGATTGTAATTTTTTTGTATTTTTTCTCCGTTTACTGTGCTATCAGTCCCACTCTCGATAATCGGACTCAATAACGACAAGTGATGACATCGAGGGCAGCGGTACCAGATCTTATCTGTAACACCTGCCATTTCACCAACCATTACCATCTTTGTAGTTAGACTGCAATGAATACATTGTCGCAACGATATTTTACTTTTACCCATAACTTACCTTTAATAATTAAGTTGAAAATTAAACTATTGAAATGAGTAAATCTGAGAAATTAGGAGTGAAATTACTCGCTTCAATATAACAAATTATTCCCTATTCTCCAACCTTTTTAAAAAAAAAGAAATTCTTGTTTTTTATGCCTATAAGTAGTATATTTTGGCTGTAAAATAAAAATTTAAAGGGCCCTTAGCTCAGTTGGTTAGAGCAGCAGACTCATAATCTGCGGGTCGTAGGTTCAAGTCCTACAGGGCCCACAAAAAACAATCAGTGTGGTCGTAGGTTTTCCGTTCA
This portion of the Bacteroidota bacterium genome encodes:
- the rpsU gene encoding 30S ribosomal protein S21, which codes for MIGINIQDHENIDKALRRFKKKYERSGVLKEFKKRTFFTKPSVKKRMARIKAVRRAYRTRMEETSM
- a CDS encoding dipeptidase, whose product is MLLSLTAFQTYLDYKKIHHDAYVFDGHNDAVHRLLAGEDLGLETTKGHIDIPRLKSGGVDASFFSVWVPPAAKSKSYFNQANSQIEALIDFAKKYPASIQVTLAASDLEKIRKEGKIALLISMEGAHPLGDSIRNLDYFYSKGVRSIMPTWNNSTSWATSAEDETNTSKKLKYKGLTDLGKNFIQRMDELGIIIDVSHAGEKTFWDIIETSKNPIIASHSSVWNIFQHWRNLKDDQIKAIANTGGLVAVNFAPYFLDKGFGKKVEAMRKRHDKKINSLKKSWKGSVLSREEMIGRMLKEEYAKILPTISDLVDHLDYVVKLVGVDYVGLGSDFDGIGVTPKGLDDVSHYPEITKELVKRGYSENDIRKILGGNFLRVIEKVLK